In Mangrovivirga cuniculi, the following proteins share a genomic window:
- a CDS encoding GIY-YIG nuclease family protein, with protein sequence MDEFRYSPEDIKRLPDKPGVYKYYNKDDQLIYIGKAKNLKKRVASYFNKLSGISRKTRKMVSEIKSIEVTIVNTEFDALLLENNLIKSHQPKYNILMRDDKTYPHIVITNERFPRIHSTRKIEKGYGTYYGPYASVRAMKNIIDLLHKLFQIRTCKYNLSEENIEKQKYKVCLEYHIGNCKGPCEGLQDEKEYDYNINQAINILKGELTIPKQYFKAEMQDAAANLAFEKLNLIKKNSCCWKTSRLKQPLSILN encoded by the coding sequence ATGGATGAATTTAGATATAGTCCAGAAGATATAAAAAGACTCCCGGACAAGCCGGGAGTCTATAAATATTATAATAAAGATGATCAGCTCATTTATATTGGTAAAGCCAAAAATTTAAAAAAAAGAGTTGCCTCATATTTTAACAAATTATCCGGTATCAGCCGGAAGACCAGGAAAATGGTTTCAGAGATCAAATCGATCGAAGTAACCATAGTCAATACCGAGTTTGACGCACTTCTACTGGAAAATAACCTGATCAAAAGTCATCAGCCCAAGTACAATATTTTAATGCGTGATGACAAAACCTATCCTCACATTGTCATCACAAACGAACGATTTCCAAGGATTCATTCTACCCGAAAAATAGAAAAAGGTTATGGAACTTACTATGGTCCGTATGCCAGTGTTCGCGCGATGAAAAACATTATTGATCTGTTACACAAGCTATTTCAGATCAGAACGTGTAAGTATAACCTGTCTGAGGAAAACATAGAAAAGCAGAAATACAAAGTCTGCCTGGAATACCATATAGGAAACTGCAAAGGTCCTTGTGAAGGATTACAGGATGAAAAAGAATATGATTATAATATTAACCAGGCAATAAATATTCTTAAAGGGGAGTTAACTATCCCTAAGCAATACTTTAAAGCTGAAATGCAGGATGCAGCAGCTAACCTGGCATTTGAAAAGCTCAATCTTATAAAGAAAAACTCATGTTGCTGGAAGACTTCCAGGCTAAAACAACCATTGTCAATACTAAATTAG
- a CDS encoding helix-hairpin-helix domain-containing protein encodes MLLEDFQAKTTIVNTKLDDVDVVTITSDEKRAYINYLKINQGQITATKTTEIKKKIDEGDSDILATAIIEIRESYGSTAKEVFTNLKIDFDIPEFSIVVPKIGDKRKVVELSLKNAILYKKEKLKNVESKAPPHLAVLTELKEALQLNSVPFNIECFDNSNLGGTNPVASMVSFKNAKPSKKDYRHFHIKTVQGPDDFASMYEVVTRRYSRLLRERKPLPDLILIDGGKGQLSSSVSALKDMNIYGKVAIAGIAKRLEEIYVPEDSYPILISKKSPALKLLQQLRDEAHRFAITFHRKVRSKNAFKTSLSDIPGLGDKTIDKLLQHFGSVKNIKQASYVDIEQIVGKSRADKIKQYFKKQD; translated from the coding sequence ATGTTGCTGGAAGACTTCCAGGCTAAAACAACCATTGTCAATACTAAATTAGATGACGTCGATGTTGTAACGATTACTTCAGATGAAAAACGAGCTTATATAAATTATCTCAAAATAAATCAGGGACAAATCACAGCTACAAAGACCACTGAAATCAAGAAGAAAATTGACGAAGGGGACAGTGATATACTGGCTACTGCTATTATTGAGATCAGAGAGTCTTATGGTAGTACCGCAAAAGAAGTATTTACTAACCTGAAAATTGATTTCGATATTCCTGAGTTTTCAATTGTTGTTCCAAAGATCGGTGACAAACGAAAGGTAGTTGAGCTTTCTTTAAAGAACGCTATCCTTTATAAAAAAGAAAAGCTGAAAAATGTTGAATCCAAAGCACCACCACATTTAGCAGTTCTTACTGAATTAAAAGAAGCGCTCCAATTAAATAGTGTTCCTTTTAATATTGAATGCTTTGATAATTCAAATCTTGGGGGAACTAACCCTGTTGCTTCTATGGTAAGCTTCAAAAATGCAAAACCAAGTAAAAAAGATTACAGGCATTTCCATATAAAAACTGTTCAGGGGCCTGATGATTTTGCATCAATGTATGAAGTTGTCACAAGGCGCTATTCAAGGCTCCTCAGAGAACGTAAACCTTTACCCGACCTGATACTTATTGACGGAGGAAAAGGACAGCTTAGCAGCTCTGTGTCTGCTCTAAAGGACATGAATATTTATGGCAAGGTAGCAATTGCCGGAATTGCAAAACGATTAGAGGAAATTTATGTACCTGAAGATAGTTACCCGATCCTGATCAGTAAAAAATCTCCAGCCTTAAAATTGCTTCAGCAATTAAGAGATGAAGCGCATAGATTTGCAATAACCTTTCATAGAAAAGTCAGAAGCAAAAATGCTTTTAAGACATCTTTATCAGATATACCGGGTCTGGGAGATAAGACCATAGATAAATTACTTCAGCACTTTGGAAGTGTAAAAAACATCAAGCAAGCGAGTTATGTTGATATAGAGCAAATTGTTGGAAAAAGCAGGGCCGACAAGATCAAACAATACTTTAAAAAGCAGGATTAG
- a CDS encoding penicillin-binding protein 1A has protein sequence MNSKIKAINDRFGGLFKKLVKAFWILFIVGTLSLVMLFVAVFQDWGGWFGGMPELASLENAYEENSLASELYSEDGELLGKYYLQNRSPVTYDKLSPNLVNALKAIEDIRFEDHAGIDLKGTLAIPVYNLLGKNRGASTITQQLAKNLFRTNDYEGSLTKDNRLLRRGIAKIKEWIIAVKLERTFTKEEILALYLNTIEYANNTYGIRTAAKYYFDQETDSLTVPQAALFAGILNAPSRYNPKRHPDDALHRRNVVMSQMAKYGFITDEEYDTLRLSDLNLKIVEQTHNDGLAPYFREDARQYLKKWAKENGYDLYRDGLKIYSTINAKMQRYAEEALKEHMTELQKKFIETLRGREPWVDGDFRVIPNFLESRSKNTAQYRAFVNRYGEGDDSVEIMMNTKVPTTVFTWEGEKDTLLSPIDSLSYYKHMLQAGFVAIDPQNGEVKAWVGGNNYKYFQYDHVGQSKRQPGSTFKPFVYTAAIEQGYSPCFEVMDSPYTFHIPGGDPPTWTPSNAEGKYTNEDMTLRQAMARSVNSITANMMDRVTPQRVVNIAQQMGIQSDIDPVPALCLGVSEVTLLELIGAYGTFANLGFWNKPHYITRIEDKNGNIIHEFTPKSVQALSEETAYVMLHMLKGGVEEEGGTALGLSRDVRVDNEIGGKTGTTNNASDGWFVGVTADLVGGAWVGGDEPVIHFRSWYYGQGGKTALPIYDKFMKKVYADEELGVEKRPFPRPTKPITINLNCDTDNEEESDSTTVDDEMIQPDASDFG, from the coding sequence CTTTTTGTAGCTGTTTTCCAGGATTGGGGTGGATGGTTTGGTGGAATGCCAGAACTTGCCAGCCTGGAAAATGCCTATGAAGAAAATAGCCTTGCCTCTGAACTTTATTCTGAGGATGGAGAACTACTTGGTAAATATTATCTTCAAAACAGGTCTCCGGTGACTTATGATAAATTATCACCAAACCTGGTGAACGCTTTAAAAGCTATTGAAGATATTCGCTTTGAAGACCATGCAGGCATTGACTTAAAAGGAACATTAGCTATCCCGGTATATAACTTACTGGGCAAAAACCGTGGTGCAAGTACTATTACTCAACAGCTTGCAAAAAATCTTTTCAGAACTAATGACTATGAAGGTTCGCTTACTAAAGATAACCGGCTTCTAAGACGTGGTATAGCTAAGATTAAGGAATGGATCATTGCTGTTAAGCTTGAGCGAACTTTCACCAAAGAAGAGATACTGGCTTTATACTTAAATACAATTGAGTATGCCAATAACACCTATGGTATACGAACGGCTGCTAAATACTATTTTGACCAGGAAACTGATAGCTTAACAGTTCCGCAGGCAGCACTTTTCGCTGGAATACTAAATGCTCCAAGTCGTTATAATCCAAAAAGGCATCCGGATGATGCATTGCACAGAAGAAATGTTGTAATGAGCCAGATGGCCAAATACGGATTTATTACCGATGAGGAATACGATACTTTAAGACTTAGTGACCTTAACTTAAAAATTGTTGAGCAAACACATAATGATGGTTTAGCACCATATTTCAGAGAAGATGCAAGACAATATCTGAAAAAGTGGGCTAAAGAAAACGGATATGACCTTTACCGTGATGGACTTAAGATCTATTCAACTATCAATGCAAAAATGCAACGCTATGCGGAAGAAGCATTGAAAGAGCACATGACCGAGCTTCAGAAAAAATTTATTGAGACATTAAGAGGCCGTGAACCCTGGGTGGATGGTGATTTCAGAGTTATACCAAATTTCCTTGAATCCAGGTCTAAAAATACTGCACAATACAGGGCATTTGTAAACCGATATGGTGAAGGAGATGATTCGGTCGAGATCATGATGAACACCAAGGTTCCAACTACTGTATTTACCTGGGAAGGTGAGAAAGATACATTATTGAGCCCAATTGATTCATTGAGCTACTACAAACATATGCTACAAGCAGGTTTCGTAGCAATTGATCCCCAAAACGGAGAAGTGAAAGCCTGGGTCGGTGGAAATAACTATAAGTATTTCCAGTATGATCACGTAGGTCAGAGTAAACGTCAGCCAGGGTCAACTTTCAAACCATTTGTATATACTGCAGCCATCGAACAAGGATATTCACCTTGTTTTGAGGTGATGGATTCACCATATACATTCCATATTCCCGGTGGTGATCCGCCAACATGGACACCTTCTAATGCAGAGGGAAAATATACGAATGAGGACATGACCCTGAGACAAGCGATGGCAAGATCAGTGAATAGTATCACAGCAAATATGATGGATAGGGTAACACCTCAACGAGTAGTTAACATAGCCCAGCAAATGGGTATTCAGAGTGACATCGATCCGGTTCCGGCACTATGCCTGGGAGTATCTGAAGTTACCCTGCTTGAACTTATCGGTGCCTATGGAACATTCGCAAACTTAGGCTTCTGGAATAAGCCTCATTACATTACTCGAATCGAAGATAAAAACGGAAATATCATCCATGAATTTACGCCTAAGTCTGTACAGGCACTAAGTGAAGAAACTGCTTATGTAATGCTACACATGCTTAAAGGTGGAGTTGAAGAAGAAGGTGGTACTGCATTAGGATTAAGTAGAGACGTCCGTGTCGATAACGAAATAGGTGGTAAAACCGGAACGACAAATAATGCATCTGACGGATGGTTTGTGGGAGTAACAGCAGACCTTGTTGGTGGCGCCTGGGTAGGTGGCGATGAACCGGTTATTCATTTCCGTAGCTGGTATTATGGCCAGGGTGGTAAAACAGCATTGCCGATCTATGACAAATTCATGAAAAAGGTTTATGCTGATGAAGAACTGGGTGTGGAAAAGAGGCCTTTTCCAAGACCAACAAAACCAATCACAATAAATCTGAATTGTGACACTGATAACGAAGAAGAGTCTGATAGCACCACTGTTGATGATGAAATGATTCAACCTGATGCAAGTGATTTTGGTTAA